The following DNA comes from Halobacillus litoralis.
TCTGCCCTTCGAATTGGGGATCCGGGTGCTTGATGGAAATGATGGCAGTCAAACCTTCACGCACATCATCACCAGTCAAGTTCGGATCGGTCTCTTTGAACATGTTGTTCTTTCGCGCATAGTCATTTATGACACGAGTCAGCCCTGTCTTAAAGCCTGATTCGTGCGTTCCGCCTTCATACGTATGAATGTTGTTTGCGTAAGAATAAAGATTGCTGGCAAATCCATCATTGTACTGCATAGCGATTTCAATCGATATATCCTCTTGTTCGTCTTCTAAGAAAAACGCCTCGTGCAACGCTTGACGCGTGCGGTTCATATGCTCGACGTAGGATAAAATTCCGCCCTCATAGTAATATTCGACTGGATCTTCGTCGGTGCGTTTATCTTCGATCGTGATGGTCAATCCTTTATTCAAGAATGCGAGCTCACGTAATCGATTGGCTAATGTTTCGAAATTATATTCTTGAGTCTCTGAAAAAATTTCAATATCAGGAGTGAATTGAATCTTTGTTCCGGTTTGATCAGTCTCTCCGATCACCTTCAAGTCTTCCTCCGGCACTCCGCGATGGTACGCCTGGTAATGAATCTGGCCATCCCGATGGACAAATACCTCCAGCTTTGAAGATAATGCGTTCACCACAGATGCACCCACACCGTGAAGTCCGCCGGAAACCTTATAACCGCCGCCCCCGAACTTACCCCCTGCGTGAAGCACAGTAAGGATGACTTCTACGGCTGGACGACCGGTCTTTTCTTGAATCCCGACAGGAACTCCTCGGCCATTATCCGTAACAGTAATGCTGTTATCTTTCTCAATGGTGACTTGAATTTGATCGCAAAAACCGGCCATGGCCTCATCGATACTATTATCGACAATTTCCCAAACTAAATGGTGAAGACCCTTCTCGTTCGTTGAGCCGATATACATTCCGGGTCTCTTCCGGACGGCTTCTAAACCTTCCAGTACCTGTATCTGACTTTCATCATAAGCCTGCTGTTCTTCGATAATATCTTCCTTCATGGTACTCACCTACATTTCTCAAATGGTTTTACGTGGATTTTCTTACGCCAAAATCTATCTTTATTTCACCATTCCGTTTCTTCCGAGAAATCTTCCAATTTATTTAAAGTGGTCATCATGTTAGCCCGTTTCTTCAAGGTGAAAACAGAAAGCGGACTAAAATAAATCACATCATTCGTTATGACGATTGCTTTCGCCTCGTGATCTTCCGTTTCAATCACACGTCTATCTTTCCGTTGATTAAAGATCATCTCCTCAATGATTGAAGAGGAGGATATCAAACTATGATCGATAATGGCTACGACATCCTTCGACTGGATCACATGATCATCCCCGATGTGAATGAACAATCTCCCACCTCATTTCTCTATGTCTATCGTTCCTTCACTGACACGGAAGATTTCCGCTTGTTCAAGGGCTTCATGTTCAATTCCGTCAATGCTGGTAGTAGAGACGAAAGTCTGCACTTTCCCTTGAATCGTATGAAGCAAATGTGACTGCCTGTAATCGTCCAATTCACTTAGTACATCATCCAATAGTAATATCGGATATTCACCTACTTCACTATGAATCAATTCAATCTCCGCAAGTTTCAAAGACAGCGCCGTCGTCCGCT
Coding sequences within:
- the remB gene encoding extracellular matrix regulator RemB, whose product is MFIHIGDDHVIQSKDVVAIIDHSLISSSSIIEEMIFNQRKDRRVIETEDHEAKAIVITNDVIYFSPLSVFTLKKRANMMTTLNKLEDFSEETEW
- the gyrB gene encoding DNA topoisomerase (ATP-hydrolyzing) subunit B, producing MKEDIIEEQQAYDESQIQVLEGLEAVRKRPGMYIGSTNEKGLHHLVWEIVDNSIDEAMAGFCDQIQVTIEKDNSITVTDNGRGVPVGIQEKTGRPAVEVILTVLHAGGKFGGGGYKVSGGLHGVGASVVNALSSKLEVFVHRDGQIHYQAYHRGVPEEDLKVIGETDQTGTKIQFTPDIEIFSETQEYNFETLANRLRELAFLNKGLTITIEDKRTDEDPVEYYYEGGILSYVEHMNRTRQALHEAFFLEDEQEDISIEIAMQYNDGFASNLYSYANNIHTYEGGTHESGFKTGLTRVINDYARKNNMFKETDPNLTGDDVREGLTAIISIKHPDPQFEGQTKTKLGNSEARTVTDALFSEKFSRFLFENPNMAKTIVEKGLMASRARMAAKKARELTRRKSALEVSNLPGKLADCSSKDAKISEIYIVEGDSAGGSAKQGRDRHFQAILPLRGKIINVEKARLDKILSNNEVRAIITALGTGIGEDFDISKARYHKIVIMTDADVDGAHIRTLLLTFFYRYMRPLIEKGYIYIAQPPLYKIQQGKAINYTYSDKQLDAKLAELSKSPKPSVQRYKGLGEMNPEQLWETTMDPDTRSMLQVSLEDAIGADETFDILMGDKVEPRRNFIQENAQYVQNLDV